From the genome of Myxocyprinus asiaticus isolate MX2 ecotype Aquarium Trade chromosome 39, UBuf_Myxa_2, whole genome shotgun sequence:
tcaaaaattcccataaacacactcctaaaccttgtggaaagccttcccagaagagttgaagctgttatagctgcaaagggtgggccgacgtcatattaaaccctatgaattaagaatgggatgtcacttaagttcatatgcgtctaaaggcagatgagcgaatacttttggcaatagagtgtatatatattttttttttttttttttttttttgtctacattaacattagtaaatgcatcaagaacaaacaatgaacaattgtattttgataaataatcattatcaaagattaataaatgctgtacaaaatatattgttcatagatagttcatgacacctaatgcattaactagtgttaacTAATCATTAGTTAATGATTtaaacagaaccttattgtaaagtgttacctataaaatacataatttaatgaACTAATCTGACTTGAGGTGGAGACTTTCCATAGGCTATGTAATGCTAACCATTAGCTTAGCAGATGTCATGTAATGTGATTTGGGCTTTCTTGACCTAACCATATATGAATGATCATATGACACAAAGAATAATCATATGGAAAAGCTATGTTTGAATCTGATCTTTCATGAAGAATTAGGTCCTTTATTTAAGAAGAAACTGATAACTGGTTTGAGTGCAAAATGCAAACATGGTGTCATGCTGGTATATTAACGTATGTTGATGTTAAAGTTTAGTATGTTGTATCGTTTTagtattttttcttcattttaaattGGACTGAAAAGAGAGTCGATACCCTGACAAGTGGTCTATTTatcatgttaaataaataaaagtcctaTTCTCATAATTTTTCTGGAAATTATAACTTGTAAATGGATCCACTGCTAAGCTGATCCATTCATTACTCAACTCGAAAAATCATTCGAAAAATTGTGTCTAAAGTTACTGTAGGTTGTAAACTGTATGCCGTAGCACGCATTATGCGCATGCTTGTTATACTGGTGCACAGATGGAGTGCAAAATGTTTCTTAAACCTACAGAGAATAAATTTATGTTTTCTTGCAGCATTTTGGCATTTTCCCATAGGGCTGCATCTGCAGAGGTCGAAGAGGAATGTTGTGGGAAGTCTACAGGAAGATTGCCACAGTGTTTGTATGAGTGCAGATGAGGGAGTTTGCATAGCAAGAACGTTGCTGCAGTGTTTTGGGGAAGGTTTGGAGAACCTCTGCTGCAAACCTAAGGGAGCCCTAGTTTTTCTATTTCTCTGTTGAGTTTATAATTAATTGCTTGCATAGCACGAGGGGACACtctattgtacatacagtgccaAAAGTGCTAACGTTATTGGAGCGCTGGGGAAACGTAAGTTCAAGGTGCCAAACGGTCACAAATCTGTGAGTATTTGGGGAGCGTTTGTTTAATGTTGCTATACCGCTAGGGAAGCACTTGTGTAACTTTGCAAGTTCTCTGGGTGCTTCATCATTGCCATGAGCGATGTGTTAGGTGAGTATTTTATGGATGGCTGGAGAAAACAGCTTTCAACTATTAGTGAGAAAGAGTAAGTTCTTTCATTCTCAAAGGGTTCATGTTTGGAGAACAATCCTGCTGTTGAAAATGTTCTGCAGTGTTTGTGTTAATAACGGTCCTTCTCGGCTTGCATCTGTTGTCTGTTTTAATGACTTATTGCACTGTTCTAAATCATTAGCATGCATTAATTGAATGTGATTGTAATACTTGTGAGATGTAATTATTTTTTCCAACAATAAGGTTTAtacagtaatttaatattttgttttgttttccaacaaatgtgtttttttctgttatttcttttttttggtgtttttttttttttttgcagagggtGGTATCTTAAATTAgcaataaaaactttatttttaaaacatttgtggACTAAGATTGAAACCTTTTTGCAGCATTATCTTGTTGATATCTGTGTATTTGTGGCCAGctgaagggacagttcacccaaaaataaaaatctgtcatcatttacctaccTTCATGTGTTCTAAACCCATACAACTTCTCTGtcccatagaacacaaaaggagtataTTCAGtctccattcagtttcattgagtgcatttacatgcacagtcttatactgattatgcttaataaatagAGAATGTGCAAggacatgtaaacaccttaaatggttttcctttatcggggtaaggGTATGACctgtttaagcataaaccgattGGCAAATGTAGATTTTAGGCCATTACCCTGATTTAGCATTTGCATGTAAATTTAGCATGTATTGTGACTGCTATAAGGTTAAGgcttagcatctccttttgtgctccacagaagaaagtcatgcaggtttagaatgacataagggtgagtaaatgataacagaatcaAACTACCCCTTGAAAAGCATTGTAGGCAAGTTATATCGTGTTCGCCTTGGGCTTGTCGTCGTTGTTATTGTTGGCAGGTGAATGTTTATTGCTGCGCTCAGTCCCGCCCCTCGACGTCTCCTGCAGAAAGAGGCGTGGCTTACAGAGCGACAGAAGGATTCTGCGATATTCTCTGCGGAAGTTCTGATTGAGCAGTCCGTACACCACGGCGTTCAGGCAGGAGTTAAAGTACGCCATGAAATAACTCACCACAAACAGCCAATCGGGGACTAAGGGTGCAACACGGGGCGGGTCCACCGCCACAGCCAGGCCGATCAAATTCAGCGGTGCCCAGCAGACAGCGAACAGCACAAAGACGACGAACATGGTGAGGAAGTGGCGCAGCTCACTCGGACGGAGGCGTGGCCTGACGTCGTTCGTGACCCGCCTCCTCACACGGAGCACCAGCACCCAAATCCTTAGATAGCAGAATGTAACAACGCCGATAGGAAGCAGGAAATGCACGGTCACCACGGCGATAGTGTACCCGGCACTTGTCGTCTGACTAAAGGTGCACGAATAAACCCGGGGGTCATATGTCAGTGATCCCAGCACCAGGTTTGGAAGAATTGCGAGGGCGGTAAGGACCCAGACTAACATCAGCAGTACCAGGGTTCCAGCGCGGCCGTAGACTCTTTCGTAGGTGTTGGCCTGACAAATAAAACAGTAGCGGTTGATGGCAATAGCAGTGATGTTGAAGATGGAGCCGATGACACTCGCTCCCATCAGGAAGCCACTGACCTTGCATTCCATCTCATCCGGCAACCAGCCTGCATGCAGCATGGCATGCAAGACCAGGGGGTAGGGATAGCAAACGACCAGGAGGTCAGCGAAAGCCAGACTCACCACAAACGCATTACCTAAAGGACACAAACACAGAAAAGCAATTCAACTATTTTGACTGTGAAACAAAGACCTATTAGATTTCAATTAACACAAATGATCTGAATCAGAACGTCTGAATAGATTTCACCGTTTAGTACTTGTAAATCATAGGAATGCAATCACTGATGTAGCCGCATTTATGAATTTACAAACGTTTACACACAATACAcaaaggggccattcacacaagatgcatttttgcctttaaaaacAGTTGGATGGAGCGCACTAGAATGGAACAGAACTCAGGGCTCTCAACATATGTTTTTATAAGTTGAACTTCTTTTAAATTGACACGCTGTTTTAAAAATGCAGTGCTCATGGCTTTAGACactaaaaaacagtgagatgctcTGATGCAGCAACCAACAATGTTTATTTaacatgtgtacatagaccaacagtTAAAAAACAGTGCTGACGGAACACAAGAACATGactcagtctgatctcatgaaaaaaacGTGGTACAACAGATTAGGTTTAtaagattaatgctctatcgagttttaaatcaacaaaaccttcctcACTAGTACCTACCGTAAACCTtgaacttaaacctaaccgatagtgttgtagaagcaaatgtgagattaaaaacTAAATTGCAGTTACCTCATTCTGTGGtccttctatgacactttcagctcatgtgcTGACTAGTATGCTTCTCAGGACTCGTACCTCATCCTTTGCATCGCTCTATAAGTTGAGCTACTTAGTAGTgcatgaacaagcttgtaaatgtagttcattatataatgcaaactttaaaatatatcaccttacaagtcattcactatggtaaaagtgtttagctgtcatttagcaaaaatgcatGTATAGTAATGTGTTTATAAGAGACCAGGTAGCAGCATCCTATGTGAATTACCCCCAACTCAGTCACCACCCCTCATACAAGGTGAATCAAGCAATTAGGAAAGAAACCCGACAACAGGAGCTGAACTGCAGTTCACATATTGCGTGTCTGAGAGTGCGAGAAAgtccttgtgtgtgtgttcgaGAGTCGATATGGTAGGGCAGGCTCAGGTGCAGTAGTATTTTGACTGAGGTTCACACAAAGTTCAGACCCATTAGATTAAGTACAGTGAATCTGGTGCTTATTCATACATGTTTGTTTGTGCCCAGGTTTACCAGTCAGTCTCTGGCCAACATGTGTTTGCATTTGCATCAGTTGTGAGTTGGGAGGCTAGATTGTCTTCTATTTAGATCAGGACAAAGACTTGCTCAGAAACTGATCTTTCATAGCTCgtgagttctcagttatgtatTAAACcatgtatcaactttgtctcagatgtttcttctaaaattccttttTATAACTAAAAGGCAGAGTGTATTTGCACAAAGTACAAATAGTGATACATGCTATTTACACCAAGTACAAATGACGAAACATGCTATTTACACTTAATGCAAATGGTGAtacatgctatttacactaagtgtaaatagcaagcaaaagcatcttttttgtgcgaagtgcaaatagtgttagatgctatttgcacccctgtGCAACACACCTAATTAAATACGAACATACTGTACAGAATATAGATatcactgcagcgtgtttattgtgtttatttagaatcccacagacaccctacaccaacccctaccccttaacctaaccctaactttcccttacaaaaattaaccatggttttactacagtgaccATAGTATCactatggtattttgtagtaaaatcatagtaactgcAAAATTAAAACATAGTTaaatattaacaccatattactgtagtaacaccatggttatttGCCTTAAAACtatggccaaaaaacatggttactacaatattattatagtaacaccatgtttaaatgcattaaaactatggccaaaaaacatggttactacaatattactacagtaaaccatggttaattttctctCAACTCACCGACcgtcaccatgaccaaatcactgcgagacaatcaacctttatattatttttttttaaatgtattattagtataaaaggaaatattaaaagttgagacaggaaacaggatgggaaaaactgtggcaaaatacagtttgtctttaatttaatTGAGTGCATATAGTTGCGCTGTGTGTCAGGTCCTATTTACAccaagtgcaaatagtcactccttAACTAAAAGTATACacatgagacaattgttgacatacagtgcaTTAAGTGTACAGAGCAATAACACTAATGTGGGTAGTGTAGCTCAGATTTTGGTCTTGGAAGGCTTTAGTGagtttatccaccttattttgcaatgtgGAAGCAAGCAAGCAGTTGCATTTTCGGCAAGTGTGACAAAATTCCACAGTCATTACCCACAATGTACATAACTggaaggataataataccagaatttggTAATATAgacttataaactatcacacaaccacagaatGTACAGAAGAATAATATCCTAATGTCTGATAATTTTTtaacgtcagcatttatagtGAAAGAGTAAACATATCTTTAATTTGTTGCTGTGTTTTGTATTGAAGTGACGATGTGCTACTAACTTGACATTTCCAAAGGCAATGATTGAGTGTCATCAGCCATGCTGAATGCATGTTTGCTTGTCTATTTACTATACACAGTAAAGAAAGTGAGAATGTTCTCTGACATAAAAAGGAGAGAATAATGAATTtattattttgacaaaatgaaacaagatgcagtttggGTGCAATGAAAGTTGAAGATGCATTAAAAGTGCAGCTGTATTTCTGCTCTCTATTGTCCTCTTTCTCCTGGTTGTTTAAAGTTTGTAGTAGCTGTGACAGACGGAGCTGAGGACTGTTTGTTTCagcgcctgatctctcattcattctgccagtgcaacagtgtatgatgaaacgatggcaaaatgcaataaacagtaaaactatatgcactacaaaccaatgtgtttatgaaaattataatgaatgataataatatgatgacatatatttccagcctgcaatataaagcagcatgtgacgagaaggagggcgtggccaggccgtgatggtgcacggccagcgctgaatcagctgatcagctggagagcgagataaagtgGAGCCAGAGGCGCTAGTTCGAgggagacgcacgcggccgcgttgtgtgtgtctgtttgtcttatggtttatatttgttttatgttgagttttgcattaaaacttaaagttgactgttcagccggttcccgcctcctccttgcccatcctttacctgttgcacagcataatgtagtatttttgtatcgtTAAAAAAGCTAAAAAGTGTTTTATCCCAGAGGTACACTCAATGTGGATAATAGCGGTGCTCTAGTTACattgaaaaataagaaaaataaggtggattgtGAAATCTCTGAcctttgattgcagactttggtatctgggcaaatctgagcacagtttaagaCATCGTTGAGATCTATTACGAAACACTAGACAAACATTTTCAGATTGCAGGGGTCTCTTTCTAAGGCTTAAAATCTGGAgacctaaaggaatagttcacccaaaattaataattctgtcatcatttactcactcttataccgtctcaaactcatatgactttcttttttcagtgggtatgcatgcatcaagcacatgGAATTTTATGAAAGAGCTTCTCTGATGATcacgccaagaagactgctgaagGCAagatagtgaataaggacttcaattttggtctgtttctcacccaatacTAATTGTATATCTttagaatacatggattaaaccattcgagtcatatggattacctttatactgccttatgtcctttttggagcttgaaagttttggaccctactGACTTACATGGTGTCCTATAGacaaatatctttgtgttctgcagaagaaagaaagtcatatgagtttttgGACAAgttttagtaaatgatgagagaagtatcacttttgggtgaactattcctttaaacaaagtcTCCATTTGGTCTCCTTTTATTTTCATTCAAGAATTCAAATAGGTCTTGTAATGGATATGTACATTTGGTATATCGATTCAGTGCAAAAATGAAAGATGACCCAAATAGAATATGataattttttatgaatattCCATATCATACCTCATCCAAATGACTTACTCTCATTCACCGTCCACCCATTCTCCTTCCCCTCAAGTCTCTCTTTCTAACACTTTCATCTTTCTCTTCTGGGTCTGTCAGCATCTGCTGTCTTTCTCTcttgcactctctctctttctcactcactcTGGCCGTCGATATCTCTCGCTGTATCAGATTTCTGATCCGTTTCTGTTCCTCTCACTTATTGCACCTCAATTCACCTTCCCTGCTTTTTGTCTTCCCTAACAGGAAGATTAAGAGGAAGTTGAAAAGAAAGTTTCTCTGGAACTGGACTTAGAATGTTTTAATTGGGAGGTCGATTTCTCTTTTGAGAGATATTTGGTCTAATCTCTTGTTCGGAAGCTAGcccagaatatacagtatatatgtcctCAACCTGCAAACACACAGTTTGTAGTTAAGCGTTTAGTATGACAGAgagcaaagaaacaaaaagatATCGGCTTTGttagagcaacacacacacacacacacccacacttgCACTCATTACCTCTGTGATCTTGTTGCATGCTTTTGCGAGGAAGATGATGCAAGGAATGAGTGTTTGCAagatggagagtatgtcacggaTGCTTCCTATGGGGATTCCAGGCTTTGACATTTGGAGCAACGTATAGTTTGTTTGATAAACAGAGGAGTGTGTGAAATGCTGGTTTCATCCACAAACATAAACCACAAAAATGCACTAACTGTCAATTTAACCAATGTGTATTTGCTTATATCTACCCTGATGTGTATAAAATCTTGTATGAGGTGTCAAAGATTTGACACTGCATCCATTCCAATagcaaagaaaaatcacaaatgagatctcagttgtttctcctagacaacaATGAGATTAAATTGACAGCAAAAGGAGatttaagtctcctgcttctgaCATTTTTCTCCTGTGAAACACAAATATGTCTCCTctaagagtttcagaagagatatcaacaatgtcacaaactgcTCGGATTTGTCTAGATATCAAGTCTGCTATCAAAACTCAacaatttcaatatgaactcaaacatttctcatcaactCCTTCCAAGACCAAAATATCTGAGCTATGCTGTTCTTATTAATTCTACAGCTCTACACATACACAaagcttttaattaaaaatagcaTAACAAAGAAGAATgctcacatacatacatacacacaaccaCTCATTAATGACAGCAACGAAGGGTAGTGCTTAGTCAACATGAATGTTAATGAAATCTCTAATGACCCCAGACCCCGGGTCTTCTCTAACACAATCACTGTTTCGTTGGGTAAAAACATTCATGAAGTGCTCTACCATGGTAGCATctaactgtgtttgtgtgtttaagatAAATGAATGTGGGTCTAAAGAGCCTTCCATTCTACCAGCTCCGCATGCAATGTCCTCGGGGACTCCTGTAATCTCACTTGGCACCAATAACCCTGAATTTATGGAGATTTTAGTGTGTGTGTAGAAAGGAGTGGCTTTGTGGGCTGATTACTTCAGCCTTGTATCAGACAACCACACACGCGCACAAAATAGAAAATGCTAAATTTTTCTTTGTCAGCTATAGATTGCATTTCACTGCACGTCACTGATGTGGCTGGTCTCTGTTGACACTAATGCCAGTTTTGACTGACCTCTGCAGCACTCTGTGCTTAAATTCCATAACCTCAACGATTTTCAAACCCACCCACTTTTACATCTTTTTCTTTAACTCAGACCTCTACGTTTGACCCTTTTCTATCAAAATGAAAAAGAGGCTGATTCGTCTTTCAGGCTGATGTGTTGGTAAATATTtaatgttcagccggttcccgcctcctccttgcccatcctttacctgttgcacagcataatgtagtatttttgtatcgctAAAAAAGCTAAAAAGTGTTTTATCCCAGAGGTACACTCAATGTGGATAATAGCGGTGCTATAGTTACattgaaaaataagaaaaataaggtggattgtGAAATCTCTGAcctttgattgcagactttggtatctgggcaaatctgagcacagtttaagaCATCGTTGAGATCTATTACGAAACACTAGACAAACATTTTCAGATTGCAGGGGTCTCTTTCTAAGGCTTAAAATCTGGAgacctaaaggaatagttcacccaaaattaataattctgtcatcatttactcactcttataccgtctcaaactcatatgactttcttttttcagtgggtatgcatgcatcaagcacatgGAATTTTATGAAAGAGCTTCTCTGATGATcacgccaagaagactgctgaagGCAagatagtgaataaggacttcaattttggtctgtttctcacccaatacTAATTGTATATCTTTGTATGTCCTCGGGGACTCCTGTAATCTCACTTGGCACCAATAACCCTGAATTTATGGAGATTTTAGTGTGTGTGTAGAAAGGAGTGGCTTTGTGGGCTGATTACTTCAGCCTTGTATCAGACAACCACACACGCGCACAAAATAGAAAATGCTAAATTTTTCTTTGTCAGCTATAGATTGCATTTCACTGCACGTCACTGATGTGGCTGGTCTCTGTTGACACCAATGCCAGTTTTGACTGACCTCTGCAGCACTCTGTGCTTAAATTCCATAACCTCAACGATTTTCAAACCCACCCACTTTTACATCTTTTTCTTTAACTCAGACCTCTACGTTTGACCCTTTTCTATCAAAATGAAAAAGAGGCTGATTCGTCTTTCAGGTTGATGTGTTGGTAAATATTtaatgttcagccggttcccgcctcctccttgcccatcctttacctgttgcacagcataatgtagtattctGATTCGTCTTTCAGGCTGATGTGTTGGTAAATATTTAGGATTTCTCCCTTGAAAACGAAACTCCAACTCATCCTCGGGGCTGGACAAATGCTCCatagtgttccattcaactcggaaagtcagaaaGTGCAATGGAATACCCTTGAAGTTAGACTTCCACCTTGGAAACtcatgcagaaatcttcaactctgattatgccgagatgcaggtgcgtgacattaagcaaacatgtcggcacaaatggaacattcacttttattcaatAATATCGATCATCGAAGTTATTACAGTACATGatgttaaagcttgtttaacaaatgtttccAGAGACAGGTGTAAagacatggtaaattatactctcttgataatcatacacctgtagcacaaatgctagcattacAGCATTGTTTATTGATTGGGTTACTAGGAgatgtctctggtgacagtcgaacACCTGAGCTAATGGGAACGTTGCAGACATGTCATTttctgagcatctggcaatggaatgcctttatggtcagagatcgGAGTTATCAAATGAGAATATTCCACATCcgactttgaatggaacacagcattaaaGGTGACGTGTGTAAATTCAACGGcaatagcatcaccaaatggaactgcaaaaataactatTGTATTCATACAGGCTTCCAGAACATTCTTCCCATCTTGaattggtcagacaaacagaccagactgatcacacaattcatttggtgacagaatcacagTGTATCACAGTGgtagaagctggaagtgttgttaaacgtatgggcacatgttagctgcagtttccaggtaaaatgtccacagagtagtGCAAAAAACgagttgtgtttttagttgtaaatgttgTAATACATTTAACAGGAAAGCATATTAAAAGTACCCTTGATCTAAGGTTGCCAACTGTTCCTTGGTCAGAACATATTGAATGGAAAATGTAACCTTCGAAATGCGCAACACAAAATTTGAGTTGATTTCAAGGTACATGGACTTTCGGAAACAAACTTTCGGGCTAGTCGGAATGCTAAAACAGAGCAaccttttgaaaatgctgaatagTCACAGTGTTTACCCTTTTGTGAGTAATcaaccaatgaatggcttacagttacagttgtctttgcatattaagctgagaagTGAGAAGAGAACTTAAATCTATGAATCAATGAAGGCAGCAAATGCACAACGGAGGTTGAGTTCTAGACAGAGCGCAAAAACGGGCGCAAGCTCttactttcatgttgtttgttgacatgttatcacgaataaactctcctTTGGTTTAGTCTGTGAAGGAATTTAGGAATTGCAACTTCAATCGGGGACGAATGGATGCGTAGCTGATATAGCTAGTTGTGATGTGCGTTTGGCTTGAGTTGTGCGCTATATGCGTTTCTTGTGAGCATGCCGTTACCATCACAATTCAATGCATCTCTAAAAAACAGAACATTATTACACAGCACAGTTACTAAAGatctaatactttattattatcattaaatgACAATATTTCAGGAATTTGTTTCAAGTTTTCATAAGGTCTTTTATGTAAGTTGATATTTTATCATCACATGCATAATCACAGGTGGCACTCTACCACCATGGTGGGGCGGTTGTCACAGTGATGCTAGCAGCCCTAGCGGAACATTACACTTACTGCAGCAATtcttaggtgaaatgtccattgtgtgggACTAAAAGCCAGTTAAATGGTCTCCCAAAAAgatgagggttttaaagttaatgctctattaaaggggtcggcaacctatggcacgcgtgccagcattggcacgtggaggggtaatcactggcatgccagcaacggcgagagagaagTAGACTATTGTACATGTGATGTattaaggaaaacaccactattaatccttgaaatttccaacccagcatacaggtacaccctccttaaaccatggtcacactcaaaatgacattaaatgattaaaagagaaaacataaacccacattgtggagttcaaaaatctgagtctattcaaagtataaatgaaacctggaaataaagttttaggattttgcaggcgCAATTTaccaaaaagggctaaatagttgatcggcttgtgatgcgtgaatggcttgcacgcacagcacgagtctcgtcacactttaatagtgtttagtctcctattcaactgatgaaaacacactgcgtgatcatgaggaaggattacatcaagatgtagattggaatgcagcgGCAAAAACCTTCTTAAaaattgaccaggaaaataaaaaaatggcactccatgtcaaaaggGTTGCCGACCCCTACTCTATTAAGTTTTCATCAaaatctacctccctaccctaaatcttaagGGTCTACAACACCTTTGGCTTATATgtcgacttgtgtgctcttcaggactcgtacccttgtcctttgcatcacaagtgcaatgctctatcagctgAGCAACCACACAGTTTAATAATGTTCgagcaagcttgtaaatgtagttggttatgtaatgcaagcgttaaaatttgtcataagatagcattgtttaaggaacagggcgaaaagtatgtgtttatgaacagATAGATGTTTTACTCGAGATttgttttaaagtgaataaaagtcgttgctGTAGCACCtcaagtgtttatttcaccagcaaACTGCTGCCATACGTACAAccagccacataaaaatcatttgacTGCACTTAGAAAGGTCAGTGGCAAATGGAATCAAAGTTGAAATAGTTCGAACTCTGAGCATTGTGGGCATTGACCCGTGGAAACATGGTGCCAGGGGTTAACGCTGCAGGTTGACGCTCAATGGAGTTCAATGGATTACGGGACGTTGGCGTAAATCATGAAAGGGCCTATACAGCGCTACTCAGAAAAGTCCCTCACTTTTACAAGAGAAGAATGAATGTCTTAAACACATCCCTTTCATACTCCAGGGATTTCACAGCTGCAAG
Proteins encoded in this window:
- the LOC127429536 gene encoding melatonin receptor type 1B-A-like encodes the protein MPENVSLIRNRTEVGQGRAWGSGAGARPAWVVTVLASVLIFTSVVDVLGNVLVIISVLRNRKLRNAGNAFVVSLAFADLLVVCYPYPLVLHAMLHAGWLPDEMECKVSGFLMGASVIGSIFNITAIAINRYCFICQANTYERVYGRAGTLVLLMLVWVLTALAILPNLVLGSLTYDPRVYSCTFSQTTSAGYTIAVVTVHFLLPIGVVTFCYLRIWVLVLRVRRRVTNDVRPRLRPSELRHFLTMFVVFVLFAVCWAPLNLIGLAVAVDPPRVAPLVPDWLFVVSYFMAYFNSCLNAVVYGLLNQNFRREYRRILLSLCKPRLFLQETSRGGTERSNKHSPANNNNDDKPKANTI